The stretch of DNA gcaacactgacaaTCCCATCCAAGAGAATCACCAGTgagacaaccatttacacctacagccaagctagaatcaccaattaacctgacaTGCATGCCTcaggactgtggaaggaagctgGAGGAAAGCCCACACGTGTACAGGGAGAGAGCCACAACTAGCATCATTAATTGAACCTAGAAACCTCTTGCTATTGGTGATCCCTTAATTTTTATTCTACTAATATCATATCTGAAAGTTTCTTTGGTTTGGTTACATGTAAAGCTGAGACTATGAATAAGGCAAACATGACCTGCTACTGTGGGCATGTTTCCATACTGATGCAGCCTCACAGTGCTGCTATTTTAAACAGAAACTGCCTGTTTGCATGGTAGATTTACACTTTACTTCAGTCAGAATTATCCAAACCATCCCCTATGTTTTAATGGTGCAACCAAATTTAGTAAATTACTGTTTGAAGTTAGGATTTCAGAGCAGCTGGTGCAACCCAGTCCCATTTAATAACATTATTGCATTATCATTAGTGCTTTATTGCACCTCAAAGGTAATGgcactgttttactgttttgtattaaaatattaaagatgaaTAGTCGAGCAGAACAAAATATCCCTCATGCACAAAACTGGACTCAAACTCATCATCTGCggaagagtaaaaaaaataatttacagtACACAATAGTGAAtataacaatattttttttgctaATCTACACCTGAAGAGGAGGATACACAGCAGTTTTCAAGTAGTTTGCGTTTTCTTTCACAGAGGCTCACAAATCTTTGAGTCAGTATGACAGCTGCTCCTGGTCCTCCCCATCACTCCTGCTGTCAGAGCCATCCGTTCCAAAGTACCGATCTCCAAAGTCCcctaaaaaaacacacaacagtgcACTCAGAGGGGGCCAGAGATCACCCCCTGAAGTCAGGCAAGGGAAATAtgtaacaataaaagaaaataagatgTAATGAAAAACACAGCATGAAGAGACTGTAAAACCAATTAGCTGTGGAGGttggatgattaaaaaaaatctacagtgaATTTCTGCTTTTGAAATAgatctctttattttatttgtttttttacaagcaATGGCTCAACAAGATCAATGCCATGGGTATTTTTCAAGGATGTTCAGCTGATTTTATGTCCACTTTATAATGAAACTTAACTCGCTCCCTTCCTGCTCACATCTAAATGACAACTGTGATTCTGAACTTCCAAATATGTGCTCTATTACTGTGATAGAACGAAGAATTTCAGGTCAAAAATCTACGCTTCTATAGATATTTTGAAAGTGTTATCAGTCAGATAAATAATAAATCCTACTACAATACACAAATTCTATATCTGTCTGTATGTTGGTTTCTTTGTCCACAAACTCTTCCTAGACCATCAGGAGTTGAGCAACCAAAATTGGCACGCaggtacatcttaggccccaaAAGGTTTTTGTCCACAGTGGGTATTATGACATCCTCATGCTGTCTAGCAACCACCTAGCAATGGGCTAAAATGATCTATTTTATAGCATCTATACACATATAGCACCTTATGAAAGCATCCTATTGTTTGAATTTCATGACAACAATATctaatttatatccacaaaagtTGAATTATGCATGATATATCACGATACTATCacgttgcctagcaaccaccttcCCACgggctaaaatgacccatttttagCATATAAACAACATCTACCACTCCtattttttctcagtgtgattAAGTGTATTAGTttgccaacagcacaaacaggtcAAACAATACTGTAGCAGGGGCATGTGCTActaatataaatacatatgaAACTGTTCTGTTTTATCTTGTATTATGCAGCTCCAAGCTTAGCTTCTCTCAAACTATAAGCACCTGACCCACAGGAGTTCTTGAAAAGTCTGAGTTGGTAGGTAGAAATTTATGTTCTAACTGCAGATTTGGTAGAATTTTCACAACTACCAGCCTGCACAAGACTGCctgatttgcattttgcacataTTTCCTCAATGCTTGCACGTAGAATCTTGCATGTGCTTTGACCCTAGAGGCCACACTTGTTCACACATACACCTAATAGTAGTCCTCTAAATAATATTGACTGATGtcaatattttccttttttattttgacagtatgTGGGCTTTAGAAAACAGCTGTAGTATTTGCACAGTTTTGTAGATGTTACAGAATCATACTTCATGTTTGAAGAGATAAGAGTGGGCCATCTGATGTGCATGTTATTCACTTACAATAGTGATAGAAAGAGAGGCTTGCTTCAAATCTAACATGACACAATCGCATTATTACAAATTGCTGGTACAAGAAATTAAATCTGTCAACTAGAGAAACAGATGCTTATTATCTTTtatctgctgcttttatttgctgCATAAAGCTAAAATCATGAACCCAACGCCTGCACACTGAAGGCGGCGTTGTAAGCTAATGAAGATTTATGAACTTccattaaattttttatttttgcacgtCAGCTATAATTCAAAAGTTTTCTCCTGCTGAGAGActcaaaaatgacagaaaataccCAGTTCGGGTAAAATGTGTACACAGTTAGGAATGCAGAACATCTGATTTTGCAAGACATTTAGCAAAAAGATGTATTTAAGTGCTTACCAATACCGGGAATTACATGTAAAAAATCATCCAGGCCCTTGTCCACAGCAGTGGTGATGATTTTGACCTTTGGGAAGGCATAGGCCACAGAGTGCACCCCGAGCTCTGCCATCAGCAGTGACACCAACATGATCTTATCCTCCTGCACCTCATGATCCTGCTCATCCACACACATCACAGCAACAACTGTCAGTGACTTCTTGATCGCTATTAGAAACTCAATAAATGGAAAGGATTCATTTGGGTTTTTCCTTGCAGGAATTATACTATTCAAACCTcaccagagggaaaaaaaatatctactCAATGACCACACAGATGGGTAATAAAACACATGTGACTGCCCAAGAGGAGAGGGCGCCTACTGTTGCCTTACTGCAGAGTAATGATGTTAATTTCCACCCACCAATAGGACTCGAACTGCCATCATGGCAGCAGCGCCGGTAGAGACTGTGCTGTCCATTAGGATGACATGATCTTCACTGATGTCTTTGGGCAGACGCAGGTAATGCAGCTGGTGAGGCCAGAGAGGAGGAGACTGGTTACCATGGTTACAAAAGCAGGAAGGGTAGTTACCACGGAGACACACATCATGtggaagaaatttaaaaaaaacatttacattttcatcttttgtttgATGTGATTTTTGAGACACACCCAGTACTGTGTGAAATCTTGAAAGTGAAACACGCACATGGATTCGATAATAAATGGCTCATGTTTTGCTACCTCTGGCTCGCCTGAGTCGAGGTTGGTCTGAATGAGGATCTTGCCGATGCGGACGTCCTTGCACACGGCCCTCAGGGCGGGCTCCATGGTCTCTCCTGCGCGCAGGATCGACACACCGGTGATCTGAGGAGACGAGGCAGTGGAGCAAGCGTGATGACAGAAACCCTGAGGACATACTCGACTGGAAGCTAACAAGACCTTGTAAAACAAGAACATCACTTACCCCTTTCCCATTGTAACTGCAGCCCTCGTACTCATGCCCCTGTGGGGTCTGAACTACACACGTCTGAAAATGCAGAAGAAGAGATGATGTTTTATTGAGCATACAACCTACAAGCAAAACCACTGACACAAAAATGTGGCAGTAAATCTGTGCAtctattcatgtttttttaaagacattgaGTTGTGAATGTATAAGGCTTATCTGTAGCATAAACACTATGTACAAAGCTACAGCTAGTAAGCACAGAAGCCACGCCCCCCTGAtgtcaaagtttttgtttatgaagggtagccaatcagaagaaagttggcttaaaggcaAGGGGAGAGGAGCTGAAATTATTTGTTTCAGTCATGAAACAAGCGATTGAGGAGCTGCATCGAGGAGTCCTCAGCCCCTTAAACATAAGGATTACTTTTAAACTGTAAAAGTCCAAAAGTCTAAGTATAAAAATCAGGAGCTGGTAATGAGCATAACAGGTCCACTTCAAGTTTGATCACATTTCTGTGCTCATTTtgttgcaaacaaacaaaaaaaatccctggTGAAATTAATTGTTATTGTTTATGTGATTAAGGAGAAGCTACTAAATTCAACTCGTTATACAAAGAAGTAAAGTCATCAGATTCTGAATGTAAGTGTGATACATGCCCTCTGGATAATATGACTAACATGTGCAAGCTAATTGTGAAGGGGTCTCTAATAAGTTACTATACTCAGTAAGTCTAACAAGTTTTATTACAAGAGTTCGCATCAAAAAGTGTTCACTTAACTTTAACACAAGTAAGTTAATTATAGGTTCAGTGAAGTGGTTTTTGGCTGCTGTTTGataacagacagacaaccatggATAAAGGTAGATGGATTAAAAAACCTACAATAGGGTTGTTTGCACTCGAATGAATCAAagatgtaacaaaaaaaagttttattgtgACTGACCAGTACGCTTTACTGCTGTTTTGACTAAACTGAAACTGATGGCCGACTGAACTATATGTTGTTAAAATTATAGAAATACATGAATATGCAGATGAAGTGGTTTTTGCACACACTATGTAGCACATAACGCTAAGTGAATGTAAAAGACATCACTTAGCTGAAAGGGTTCACTATGGcttattttgctgttttaattGATACAGTTGctatagaagaagaagaagaagaagaagaaacagcctttattgtcccacagaggggaaatttgggtgtaacagcagccgcagttattataaatataaataaagatataataattcacactattaagaaaagaatatatataaaatcaacaaacaatattaaccttaatactactaataataacactatatacaatgtacatgatgtgcctgtgtgttgaaccttaacaggccggactatttacagtatattatatattatcctacattgtgtaggttattgtggtttttgttgggagcagtgatggttataaagtatGTAATGTAAAgttgagatgatttttttttttattaacacttATGCACTGGTGTGACTACTTAAATGAATATGTGTATTGCACTGTCACACATCCAGAAAAATGAGGACAACACGGATGTGCCAAAAACCGCAGTTCCTTTAGTGACCACTtaaggctggctccaaaaggaaatcaatccccatagactcccatgttaaactgtccaactttacagcattaaaatgtatttttggccTCTATGGATAGCTCCCCCTCTGATAACAACTTTGAgaaggaggatttttttttataactcacaCACCCGGATAACTGAGTTAGGGATGTGGCTACGCTGATTGTCAGGGAGCCTAATGGTATGTCGGTCTCATCCACAACTCTTTACTTTACTGTGTGTACTGTTAGTGACTTTTGGATCATTTTGATTGATAATCTGACTAATGTTATGAATTGTTGTGTGGTACAGACTATCCCAGAAGTTTGTACTTCAGTTTAGATGAGTGGAATTCTCATATTTCATTAATTAAACTAATTAGCTGGTATCAATGCAGTTTGCTAACCAAGCCTTTTGATCCACATGTGGTAACTTCTGACTCCAAAAAACCATGTCTATCTCCtgtacaagttttttttttttttatacaccgTTTTGCTTAAAACAGTCTAAAATAACAGTGATTACCGCAGCAAGAATGAACCAAAACAGCAAAGCTGCAGGCTGTGAAACCAAAGCTATGAATTAAAATATGAGAAACTCTGTAGATCTGGAGGGATCCAGAGGCAGGTTATGAatctctgttttttatttttttaatcactatgAGCAACTCTTTTCATGTTAAAGTAATCATGTTGATAAAAAAATACCAAGTATGGCCATTCAATCCAAGTCCACTCACCTGAGACGGTAGAAATGTTAGAGCATGCTCTATGAGAAGTCTCATTAATCTCTTTGAGTAGAAGATAAACTCATCTCGGCTGGTTTCTTTGTTCCTGCAGCAGGggaaattcaaatattttaaacttcAGATTGTAGGGCGGCAGGAAGGACATCATGAGCCCATCGCTACCTGATGATGGTGTGCAGACCTCTGACCTGCGGCGTACTCTCCAGCACACTGAGAGTCTGGGGCAGTGGCTGCATCTGCTGAGCAGAGGCCAGGAGTGCCCTGTGACAAAGCAGAGGTAAATCAGATCGAAAGGTTTAACTTTGTTAGTCCGACACACTATCGGAGAAAAGAGACTGAGACGGCGGAGAGTTCTCAGAGAGCAGAAGGACAGATGAGACATAGTGTGGAATTCAGAGAGTGCACAGTCTAGATATAAAATTTCCAATTAAAATAAGTGGACCAAAGTCAGAGAAGTCAAAATATGTATCAGCATACCTGACACTGAGCTCACGCTGCATAAAGGGAGGACAACGAAAGAcgataaatgaaaataataggACAGAAAAAAGAATGTTTCAAAAGATAAGGCTGCTTTTCCTATTGTTATGAAATCTTGCAACATCTTACCTGGAACTCCAGaattgttgtagttttgtatattatgtttttatttctgttttacttcaTGTTAAAGTACATTTGCTAGTCTGAGTGCACTTACtgtagttttcattagtttcattAGCAGTTTTTTCTACTTTGATTTAAGAAGTTCAGAATAAATATtacaatataaacacaataCTCTGTGGAGGCAAAACTCAAAACTTTGACTCACAGATACGCGAGTTTCAGTAAACATTTCACCAGTGCTTCCTCATGCTTGCTACAATTTGACTAAAACTACAGACATTTCCTGTGTATTTTATGTCTACTACATTTTGGTAACACTTCGTAATACGGCCCACGACAAAGGCTGTAAGCACCCTGTAATACACATAATTACAGAGACTAAGGCCCTTAATTCCCTGTTACAGGGTACTTTGAGCCTTAGTCCTGGAAATTACAcagaacttaaatttacttaaaatACTTGTAAGTTAAGTCACTACATAATACGACCCATGCTCCAAAAAGTACAGCTTATTTATGATTTAGGATCGAGGaaaaattgttgttttttttggctaaaTTACCTGGAAATTATGcagaacttaaatttacttacagtgtacatccctgtaaaatacGCGTACTTACATGTAATTACAGGGTACTTACGCACTGTGTTGccatgtgtaaaccactacactatggaaccactactgtgcaaatgtttaagtcacccctcatttctttaaattttgcttccaaggagccagacttgcTTGCcgttgagcaatagttctccaggttttctgaaggtttttttttggacactggGGTGTTGAAGCTCAGTAGGTTGAgaaggtcacctactaatcggaaggttgggggttcgattcctggctactccagtctgcGTGACAAATCAAGATACTGacccccaagttgctctccagccgtcggagtatgaatgtgtgtgtagctgtagaaggaagtgcttgtatgaatgggtgtgaatgcgTGAATGAGAtttgttgtataaagcgctttgagtgctcaaagtagaatagaaaaatgctatataagaaccagtccatgtacattggctgctttttcactcattttcagtccagtccttgtacctgaccattttcagaggatttttttgtttgtttgttcattaagccacttaacactgacctgtgaatcattcaagcataaaaaagacaCTTGTGTCCACACATaatagacaacttagcaaataaccaattttaaattgtattattgGGCACATAGTtagcattattttttattttgttagtagatgaacagatgaacagtatctgaaacaGGTAGAAAAGACTGAGGTTtgacactatcagtcatggattggcctccccagagcctggatctcaacattattgaggcagtgtgggatcatcttgacagagaatggaacaaaagacagacaacattcaaagaagagctttgaatggaTGTCtttcaaaaagcctggagaactattcctgaagactacttaaagaaattataagaaagcTTATCTAAGAGAGtttaggctgtgttgaagaataaagttggtcataccaaatattgactttcaagctcattagaattgcaaactctgtttctgccttatatcctgtatttctatgtatgcttgcacatttcaatacatCTCTGCACCTAttccccattttcctagcaaactATAAAGAATAGAgaggtggttcaagacttttgggCAGTACTGTAagattttagttagttttcttttttctttgtatttattgtagGTGAGTTAACTAAAATCTATTTTCATGTTTGCTGACAAGATTTTTGAAAGTGACGGGGTTAAAAATGTGAAAGTTTGCTtggtgtatttttcttttgagaGACATTTATCCCACAAAGAACTGGGAGTCTGCATGTTTCAGCTTTCAGACACATGGTGGCACCATGCTCTCAAGTACACAGAGTGCTTCGGTGactcacctcctccagctggcTGTGAACATGCTGGACAATCAGATCAATGGCCACCATATTCCCACCACCTTAGAGGCaacaaaaagcacaaagcagCCAGAGTGAACAATATGTCCAAATGTTTTAGTTTAGGTGGTCTCTGGGAATGATGATGCCTGCATGGCTCACCTCTTGGTACAACAATATCTGCCAGCCTCATGGTTGGCTCGATGTACTGCTCAAAGGCTGGTTTCACAAACTTGTTGTACTGCTTTATTACGCCTTCAATGTCCCGTCCGCGTTCTGTGATGTCTCTGCGAAGCCGACGGACGAGCCGAATGTCTGAGTCTGTGTCCACAAAGATTTTCATATCCAGGAGCTGCAGGTGGAGAGAGCAAACATACCCGAACGGTTCAATAATGCTCACTTCAGTAAAGCAGCTGCACAAACAATTCCTGGTGATGAATAGTCTACTTCAGTCAAGAATTCttcaaaagaaaggaaataaaagaaTGCGGTGACTTACCTGAAGAAGCTCTTTGTCTGCAAACGACATAATTCCTTCAAAAATGATTACACTGGCACCGTACACATTTTTCTGCAAAAAAAGGAGGGACAACCGAGTCTTTAAAGAAGAAAGCTGCACCGTGAACAGTCGTTTCAGCTTTTATAAGATTAAGGCTGCAGTGTGCAACTTTgacaaacagatttttaaaatgaaaatttaagtTGAAAAATACTTTCAGCTCTGAATGCTGCTGTTTTAATGCTGCCATTCTTCTTTCTGGTCTGATCTCATCTTTGAGATGATCAACACTGAGTAGTGTTAACACTAAGAGCACTAAAACCAAACTCACCCagtctttctgtctcctgtgtgTGGTGAAATCATACACTGGGATCTTCACACTCTTGCCCTGCTTCAGTTTTCGCAGGGTGGAAACCAGCAGCTCAAAGTCAAATGCTCCCGGATGGTCAAAGTTGTAGTCGTTCTTTGCTGCCAGGGCCTGCTCCTCAGGGGATAAAACCTAAAGGACACAATGTAATGCTAAAATTCAGAGGATGCTCCTGATGTTTGAAGATTATAAAGGAAGATTCTTTTTATCATTTAGATAAGCTTAATACCATTGCTATTTCTTGTGAAACATCAACCTCTGTGGCTAAAAATGAAGCTACGATAGTACTATAAACTGCAGTCCCTCTAATGACCAC from Archocentrus centrarchus isolate MPI-CPG fArcCen1 chromosome 7, fArcCen1, whole genome shotgun sequence encodes:
- the uckl1a gene encoding uridine-cytidine kinase-like 1a is translated as MALTSRCRLRGRRNPAEVECGKIMKSRSDSGSGEDSLDRLLPPAGAPRRKSATSLSKTEPPLLRTGTRTIYTAGRPPWYDEHGAQSKEAFVIGLCGGSASGKTTVANKIIEALDVPWVVLLSMDSFYKVLSPEEQALAAKNDYNFDHPGAFDFELLVSTLRKLKQGKSVKIPVYDFTTHRRQKDWKNVYGASVIIFEGIMSFADKELLQLLDMKIFVDTDSDIRLVRRLRRDITERGRDIEGVIKQYNKFVKPAFEQYIEPTMRLADIVVPRGGGNMVAIDLIVQHVHSQLEERELSVRALLASAQQMQPLPQTLSVLESTPQVRGLHTIIRNKETSRDEFIFYSKRLMRLLIEHALTFLPSQTCVVQTPQGHEYEGCSYNGKGITGVSILRAGETMEPALRAVCKDVRIGKILIQTNLDSGEPELHYLRLPKDISEDHVILMDSTVSTGAAAMMAVRVLLDHEVQEDKIMLVSLLMAELGVHSVAYAFPKVKIITTAVDKGLDDFLHVIPGIGDFGDRYFGTDGSDSRSDGEDQEQLSY